A window of Gemmatimonadales bacterium genomic DNA:
CGCTGCGCTCTGGGGCGTGCTCATCGAGTTCGCAGGGTGGACCTGCCCCCTCACGCCGCTCGAGAAGTCGCTCCGCGACCGCGGCGAAGCGGTGGGTTACCCGGGTGGCTTCATCGAGCACTACCTGCTGCCGCTCCTCTACCCGTCGGGGCTCACGCGCGGCACGCAGGTCGTGCTCGGCCTCTTCGCGCTCACGGTCAACGCGGCCGTCTACACCTGGCTCTGGCGGCGCGCGGTCGGCGCGCGCCGTAGCCACCCCGGCGCGGCGCGCTCCTAGCGCGCGCTCTCGTAGTCGCGCTCTACCTCGCCGGCGTGACTCTCGCCGGCGGCCTCGAGGCTTTGGCCTCGGCCCCGCCGATCCGGCGCCCGCCTGCCGCGGACCCGCTGGGGTGGTTCAATCACTACACCGGCCAGGCCAGGTGGCGCGCCCTAGCGGGCGGCCCCGCGGAACGCGCGCTATCTTCGTCCCTCGATGCCGGACCGCCACGCAGGACCCGCAATCGTGCTCCGCCCCGATGGCGACTTCGAGGTGACCCGGAGCGCCTCGCGGCTCGAGCGGTGGAGCTGGGCGCTCTACGACTTCGCCAATACCATCTTCTCGATGAACATCGTGACCCTGTACTTCTCCGTCTGGGTCGTGACCGACCTCGGGGCGGGAACCGGCGGCTACGCCGTGGCGTCGAGCGTCTCGTCCCTGCTCGTGGCGCTCAGCATACCATTCTTGGGCGTGCTCTCCGACGAGCGGCGGCGCCGCAAGCTCTGGGTCGTGTGGTTCACGCTCCTCTGCGTCGCCTCCACCGCGCTCCTTGGGGTCGTGGGGGAGGGCGCTGGGCCCGCGAGCGGCGTGCTGCTGCCCGCGCTGGCCATCTTCGTCGTGGCC
This region includes:
- a CDS encoding DUF2784 domain-containing protein; translated protein: MNRSSPMRYLLLAHLLVVVHLAFVVFVVLGALLVLRRPRVAWVHVPAALWGVLIEFAGWTCPLTPLEKSLRDRGEAVGYPGGFIEHYLLPLLYPSGLTRGTQVVLGLFALTVNAAVYTWLWRRAVGARRSHPGAARS